One window from the genome of Sphaerotilus microaerophilus encodes:
- a CDS encoding NADH:ubiquinone reductase (Na(+)-transporting) subunit F, producing the protein MSHSLTIEPLGQTLEVEEGQTILDAALRAGIYLPHACCHGLCATCKVSVTDGEIDHGEASNFALMDYEREEGLCLACCATLQSDVVIEAEIEADDDARNLPVRDFPGTVSRIEALTPTIKGVWITLDKPMDFQAGQYINLALPDGTGSRAFSLANAPQQAGEVELNIRHVPGGHATTWVHQQMKVGDRVKLAGPYGRFFVRKSANVPSLFLAGGSGLSSPKSMILDLLADQANGGASLPITLVYGARNRAELYDHDLFTALAAQHPHFTYVPALSDEPADSGWTGFRGFVHDAAKAHFDNDFRGRKAYLCGPPIMIDACITTLMQGRLFERDIYTEKFISAADAAQQMRSPLFKRI; encoded by the coding sequence ATGTCCCATTCGCTGACCATCGAACCGCTCGGCCAGACGCTGGAAGTCGAGGAGGGCCAGACCATCCTCGACGCCGCGCTGCGCGCGGGCATCTACCTGCCGCACGCCTGCTGCCACGGGCTGTGCGCCACCTGCAAGGTGAGCGTCACCGACGGTGAGATCGACCACGGCGAGGCCTCCAACTTCGCGCTGATGGACTACGAGCGCGAGGAGGGCCTGTGCCTGGCCTGCTGCGCGACGCTGCAGTCCGACGTGGTGATCGAGGCCGAGATCGAGGCCGACGACGACGCCCGCAACCTGCCGGTGCGCGACTTCCCGGGCACCGTCAGCCGCATCGAGGCGCTGACGCCCACGATCAAGGGCGTGTGGATCACGCTGGACAAGCCGATGGACTTCCAGGCCGGCCAGTACATCAACCTGGCACTGCCGGACGGCACGGGCTCGCGCGCCTTCTCGCTGGCCAATGCGCCGCAGCAGGCGGGCGAGGTCGAACTCAACATCCGCCACGTGCCGGGAGGCCATGCCACCACCTGGGTGCATCAGCAGATGAAGGTCGGCGACCGGGTCAAGCTGGCCGGGCCCTACGGGCGCTTCTTCGTGCGCAAGTCGGCCAACGTGCCCTCGCTGTTCCTGGCCGGTGGCTCCGGGCTGTCGAGCCCCAAGTCGATGATCCTGGACCTGCTGGCAGACCAGGCGAACGGGGGCGCCTCCCTGCCGATCACGCTGGTCTACGGCGCGCGCAACCGTGCCGAGCTGTACGACCACGACCTGTTCACCGCGCTGGCGGCGCAGCACCCGCACTTCACCTACGTGCCGGCGCTGTCGGACGAGCCGGCCGACTCGGGCTGGACAGGGTTCCGGGGCTTCGTGCACGACGCCGCCAAGGCGCACTTCGACAACGACTTCCGCGGGCGCAAGGCCTACCTCTGCGGCCCGCCGATCATGATCGACGCCTGCATCACGACGCTGATGCAGGGCCGGCTGTTCGAGCGCGACATCTACACCGAGAAGTTCATCTCGGCCGCGGACGCCGCGCAGCAGATGCGCAGCCCCTTGTTCAAGCGGATCTGA
- a CDS encoding phenol hydroxylase subunit P4, which produces MAVTAIGKYEFAPKDPVEKFPAPLLFVGWEDHLMFCAPFAVPFPPTLKFGDMCRGAFPGIFGAHPEFAQIDWEKAEWFKSGQPWQPDPEKSLAENGLGHKDVIRFRTPGLTGFKGSCS; this is translated from the coding sequence ATGGCCGTCACTGCCATCGGCAAGTACGAATTTGCCCCCAAGGACCCTGTCGAGAAGTTCCCTGCCCCGCTGCTGTTCGTCGGCTGGGAGGACCACCTGATGTTCTGCGCGCCGTTCGCGGTGCCGTTCCCGCCGACGCTGAAGTTCGGCGACATGTGCCGCGGCGCCTTCCCGGGCATCTTCGGCGCGCACCCGGAGTTCGCCCAGATCGACTGGGAGAAGGCCGAGTGGTTCAAGTCCGGCCAGCCCTGGCAGCCGGACCCCGAGAAGAGCCTGGCCGAGAACGGCCTGGGCCACAAGGACGTGATCCGCTTCCGCACGCCCGGTCTCACCGGCTTCAAGGGCTCCTGCAGCTGA
- a CDS encoding aromatic/alkene/methane monooxygenase hydroxylase/oxygenase subunit alpha translates to MDMKVNKKLGLKERYNLMTRDLAWTPTYQAVQDVYPYVEYEGIKIHDWDKFEDPFRMTMDAYWKYQAEKEKKLYAIIDAFNQNNGHLGLTDARYINSLKLFLTGVSPLEYMAHRGFAHVGRAFPGAGPRVACLMQSLDEIRHSQTQIHSLSNYNKFYNGFQNWRHQHDRVWYLSVPKSFFDDAITAGPFEYMIAIGFAFEYVLTNLLFVPFISGAAYNGDMGAMAFGFSAQSDESRHMTLGLEIIKFILEQDPDNLPIVQAWIDKWFWRGYRVLTLVAMMMDYMLPKKVMSWKEAWEIYAEQNGGALFNDLARYGIKVPAGWTQACKDKEHLSHQAWAVFYNYGAAAPFHTWAPSEKDMEWLSAKYPDTFDKYYRPRYEHWGKEAAEGRRFYNTTLPMLCQTCQIPMFFTEPDDPTKIAYRESTYHGMKYHTCSDGCKAIFDNEPEKYIQSWLPVHQIYQGNCFTPEANPGAPDFNPLMEVLKWYRMEFGRDNLDYEGSPDQKNFNAWKQAATGN, encoded by the coding sequence ATGGACATGAAGGTCAACAAGAAGCTGGGCCTGAAGGAACGCTACAACCTGATGACGCGCGACCTGGCGTGGACGCCCACTTACCAGGCCGTGCAGGACGTCTACCCCTACGTCGAGTACGAGGGCATCAAGATCCACGACTGGGACAAGTTCGAGGATCCCTTCCGCATGACGATGGACGCCTACTGGAAGTACCAGGCGGAGAAGGAGAAGAAGCTCTACGCGATCATCGACGCGTTCAACCAGAACAACGGCCACCTCGGGCTGACCGACGCGCGCTACATCAACTCGCTCAAGCTGTTCCTGACGGGGGTGTCGCCGCTGGAGTACATGGCGCACCGCGGCTTCGCGCACGTCGGCCGGGCCTTCCCGGGGGCCGGCCCGCGCGTGGCCTGCCTGATGCAGAGCCTGGACGAGATCCGCCACTCGCAGACGCAGATCCACAGCCTGTCGAACTACAACAAGTTCTACAACGGCTTCCAGAACTGGCGCCACCAGCACGACCGGGTCTGGTACCTGTCGGTGCCGAAGTCCTTCTTCGACGACGCGATCACCGCCGGCCCGTTCGAGTACATGATCGCGATCGGCTTCGCGTTCGAGTACGTGCTGACCAACCTGCTGTTCGTGCCCTTCATCTCGGGTGCGGCCTACAACGGCGACATGGGGGCGATGGCCTTCGGCTTCTCGGCGCAGTCCGACGAGTCGCGCCACATGACGCTGGGCCTGGAGATCATCAAGTTCATCCTGGAGCAGGACCCGGATAACCTGCCCATCGTGCAGGCCTGGATCGACAAGTGGTTCTGGCGTGGCTACCGCGTGCTCACGCTGGTGGCCATGATGATGGACTACATGCTCCCGAAGAAGGTCATGAGCTGGAAGGAGGCCTGGGAGATCTACGCCGAGCAGAACGGCGGCGCCCTGTTCAACGACCTGGCGCGCTACGGCATCAAGGTGCCGGCCGGCTGGACGCAGGCCTGCAAGGACAAGGAGCACCTCTCGCACCAGGCCTGGGCGGTGTTCTACAACTACGGGGCCGCCGCGCCCTTCCACACCTGGGCGCCCAGCGAGAAGGACATGGAGTGGCTGTCGGCCAAGTACCCCGACACCTTCGACAAGTACTACCGCCCGCGCTACGAGCACTGGGGCAAGGAGGCCGCGGAGGGCCGGCGCTTCTACAACACGACGCTGCCGATGTTGTGCCAGACCTGCCAGATCCCGATGTTCTTCACCGAACCGGACGATCCCACCAAGATCGCCTACCGCGAGAGCACCTACCACGGCATGAAGTACCACACCTGCTCGGACGGCTGCAAGGCGATCTTCGACAACGAGCCGGAGAAGTACATCCAGAGCTGGCTGCCGGTGCACCAGATCTACCAGGGCAACTGCTTCACCCCCGAGGCCAACCCGGGCGCGCCGGACTTCAACCCGCTGATGGAAGTGCTGAAGTGGTACCGCATGGAGTTCGGCCGCGACAACCTCGACTACGAGGGCTCGCCGGACCAGAAGAACTTCAACGCCTGGAAGCAGGCGGCCACCGGCAACTGA
- a CDS encoding MmoB/DmpM family protein has protein sequence MSNVFIAFQKNEESRCIVEAILADNPAAVVNEQPAMVKVDVPGRMVIRRETVEEQMGRDFDLQELHVNLITMSGHVEETDDEFALSWKN, from the coding sequence ATGTCGAACGTATTCATCGCGTTCCAGAAGAACGAAGAGAGCCGCTGCATCGTCGAGGCCATCCTGGCCGACAACCCCGCGGCCGTGGTCAACGAGCAGCCCGCCATGGTCAAGGTCGACGTGCCTGGCCGCATGGTGATCCGCCGCGAGACGGTGGAAGAGCAGATGGGCCGCGACTTCGACCTGCAGGAGCTGCACGTCAACCTGATCACGATGTCCGGTCACGTGGAAGAGACCGACGACGAGTTCGCCCTTTCCTGGAAGAACTGA